A single region of the Syngnathus acus chromosome 6, fSynAcu1.2, whole genome shotgun sequence genome encodes:
- the LOC119123918 gene encoding kelch domain-containing protein 10-like isoform X2 translates to MRARWLQARRLLSPAFPNLRIPNRFLREGPWVPSARSGHRCVADSTHLYVFGGYNPDFEEAGGAENEDFPLFRELWRFHFATATWHRVQTEGYVPTELASMSAVFHGNNLLVFGGTGIPFGENNGNDVHVCNVKYKQWNLLGCKGTKPNKIYGQAMVIINGCLYVFGGTTGYLYSTDLHRLDLTTKEWSHLKPNNVPTDLPEERYRHELAHDGQRIYILGGGTSWSSYRLDKIHAYNLETNYWEEIATKAHEKIGYPAARRCHSCVQVQHEVFICGGYDGQWIMADLWKLHLGTFQWTKLPAVMPEPAYFHCAAVTPAGCMYVHGGVVNMSGNRRTGSLYKVWLVVPSLLELAWEKLLKTVPHLAQLSTLQLLSLGLPHTLIQRLK, encoded by the exons ATGAGGGCACGCTGGCTCCAGGCTCGACGACTTTTATCCCCCGCTTTCCCCAACCTGCGCATCCCCAACAGATTTCTCAGAGAAG GACCCTGGGTGCCATCGGCTCGTAGCGGACACCGCTGTGTCGCAGACAGCACTCACCTGTACGTGTTTGGAGGCTACAACCCGGACTTCGAGGAAGCGGGTGGGGCGGAGAATGAGGACTTTCCTCTCTTCAGGGAGTTGTGGAGGTTTCATTTCGCCACCGCCACCTGGCACCGCGTTCAAACGGAGGGTTACGTCCCCACGGAGCTCGCTTCCATGTCAG CTGTCTTCCATGGGAACAACCTGCTGGTGTTTGGCGGTACGGGCATTCCATTTGGTGAAAACAACGGAAACGACGTCCACGTTTGCAACGTTAAGTACAAACAATGGAACCTGTTGGGCTGCAAAGGGACCAAGCCCAACAAGATCTACGGCCAG GCGATGGTCATCATAAACGGTTGCTTGTACGTTTTTGGAGGGACGACGGGCTACCTTTACAGCACCGATCTGCACAGGCTGGACCTGACTACCAAAGAGTGGAGCCATCTCAAGCCCAACAATGTGCCCACAGATCTACCCGAGGAGAG GTACAGACACGAGCTAGCTCATGATGGACAAAGGATATACATTCTAGGAGGCGGGACTTCCTGGTCATCGTATCGACTCGACAAA ATTCACGCATATAACCTGGAGACAAATTACTGGGAGGAAATAGCCACCAAAGCCCATGAAAAAATAG GATATCCCGCTGCCCGACGCTGTCACAGTTGCGTGCAGGTCCAACACG AGGTGTTCATTTGCGGCGGCTACGACGGTCAGTGGATCATGGCCGACCTGTGGAAGCTCCACCTCGGCACCTTTCAGTGGACCAAGTTGCCTGCCGTCATGCCGGAGCCTGCCTACTTCCACTGCGCCGCCGTCACGCCT GCGGGTTGCATGTACGTCCACGGCGGCGTGGTGAACATGTCTGGGAATCGACGTACGGGCTCGTTGTACAAAGTGTGGCTGGTGGTGCCCAGTCTGCTGGAGCTGGCCTGGGAGAAGCTACTGAAGACGGTTCCTCACTTAGCTCAGCTGTCCACCTTGCAGCTGCTCAGCCTTGGACTGCCACACACGCTCATCCAACGGCTCAAGTAG
- the LOC119123918 gene encoding kelch domain-containing protein 10-like isoform X1: MSTPVKDESSSQLNKFEKLSWRPSSRDSGFKMRARWLQARRLLSPAFPNLRIPNRFLREGPWVPSARSGHRCVADSTHLYVFGGYNPDFEEAGGAENEDFPLFRELWRFHFATATWHRVQTEGYVPTELASMSAVFHGNNLLVFGGTGIPFGENNGNDVHVCNVKYKQWNLLGCKGTKPNKIYGQAMVIINGCLYVFGGTTGYLYSTDLHRLDLTTKEWSHLKPNNVPTDLPEERYRHELAHDGQRIYILGGGTSWSSYRLDKIHAYNLETNYWEEIATKAHEKIGYPAARRCHSCVQVQHEVFICGGYDGQWIMADLWKLHLGTFQWTKLPAVMPEPAYFHCAAVTPAGCMYVHGGVVNMSGNRRTGSLYKVWLVVPSLLELAWEKLLKTVPHLAQLSTLQLLSLGLPHTLIQRLK, from the exons ATGTCTACGCCGGTCAAGGATGAAAGCTCCAGTCAGCTCAATAAGTTCGAGAAACTGTCCTGGAGGCCCTCGAGTCGAGATTCAG GCTTCAAGATGAGGGCACGCTGGCTCCAGGCTCGACGACTTTTATCCCCCGCTTTCCCCAACCTGCGCATCCCCAACAGATTTCTCAGAGAAG GACCCTGGGTGCCATCGGCTCGTAGCGGACACCGCTGTGTCGCAGACAGCACTCACCTGTACGTGTTTGGAGGCTACAACCCGGACTTCGAGGAAGCGGGTGGGGCGGAGAATGAGGACTTTCCTCTCTTCAGGGAGTTGTGGAGGTTTCATTTCGCCACCGCCACCTGGCACCGCGTTCAAACGGAGGGTTACGTCCCCACGGAGCTCGCTTCCATGTCAG CTGTCTTCCATGGGAACAACCTGCTGGTGTTTGGCGGTACGGGCATTCCATTTGGTGAAAACAACGGAAACGACGTCCACGTTTGCAACGTTAAGTACAAACAATGGAACCTGTTGGGCTGCAAAGGGACCAAGCCCAACAAGATCTACGGCCAG GCGATGGTCATCATAAACGGTTGCTTGTACGTTTTTGGAGGGACGACGGGCTACCTTTACAGCACCGATCTGCACAGGCTGGACCTGACTACCAAAGAGTGGAGCCATCTCAAGCCCAACAATGTGCCCACAGATCTACCCGAGGAGAG GTACAGACACGAGCTAGCTCATGATGGACAAAGGATATACATTCTAGGAGGCGGGACTTCCTGGTCATCGTATCGACTCGACAAA ATTCACGCATATAACCTGGAGACAAATTACTGGGAGGAAATAGCCACCAAAGCCCATGAAAAAATAG GATATCCCGCTGCCCGACGCTGTCACAGTTGCGTGCAGGTCCAACACG AGGTGTTCATTTGCGGCGGCTACGACGGTCAGTGGATCATGGCCGACCTGTGGAAGCTCCACCTCGGCACCTTTCAGTGGACCAAGTTGCCTGCCGTCATGCCGGAGCCTGCCTACTTCCACTGCGCCGCCGTCACGCCT GCGGGTTGCATGTACGTCCACGGCGGCGTGGTGAACATGTCTGGGAATCGACGTACGGGCTCGTTGTACAAAGTGTGGCTGGTGGTGCCCAGTCTGCTGGAGCTGGCCTGGGAGAAGCTACTGAAGACGGTTCCTCACTTAGCTCAGCTGTCCACCTTGCAGCTGCTCAGCCTTGGACTGCCACACACGCTCATCCAACGGCTCAAGTAG